TCTCCGTGAACGAGATTGCCGAAAAACTGAACCTGGAACAGTCGGTGGTGAGCCACCAGCTGCGCATCCTCCGCACGGCGAACCTGGTAAAGCCGCGTCGCGATGGCCGCAAGATGTTCTATTCGCTCGATGACGAACATATCGGGCTCATTTTCAATACGGGCCTCACGCACATTCTCCACAAGAAGGGAAAGTAGACATGGATTCCTTCGTCGATATCTTTAAGGTCTTTGTACACGAGTTTATCACGCTGTTTTCCGAGATGGCGCCGTTCCTGCTGCTCGGTTTCTTGCTTGCGGGCATTTTGCACGTGTGGGTGCCGAACCATCTGTACGTGCCCAAGATTTCCAAGTCGAATTTCAAGTCGGTTCTGTGGGCGGCCCTGTTCGGTGTGCCGCTCCCGATTTGCAGCTGCGGCGTGATTCCCACGTCGATTGCACTCCGGAAGGAGGGGGCGAGCAAGGGGGCGAGCGTGAGCTTCCTCATTTCGACGCCTGCGACGGGTGTGGATTCTATCCTCGCGACGTATTCGCTGCTCGGGCTCCCGTTTGCGATTTTGCGCCCGATAGCGGCGTTTACGACGGCGCTTTTCGGTGGCGTGCTCACGAATTTCGTTTCTCGCGGGGAAGAAGGTGCGGTGCTTGGTGAGGCTCACCCCGAAACCATCGACTTTGACGACTGCGATACCGATCATCACTGCGGTTGCGGCCACTGCGAGGAGGACGATGACCACGACCATCACGATCATTGCGGGTGCGGCGAACATGGCTGCGGTTGTGAATCGCGCGATGTGCACCGCATGTCTTTCGGCCAGAAGGTTGTGGAAACTTTCCGCTACGGGCTCGTGAACATGGTGGGCGACGTGAGCAAGTGGCTGCTCATAGGCCTCTTGCTGGGAGCCTTGATTTCGGCGTTTGTCCCGAACGAGCTCTTCCTTGCCCTGCGTGAATATCCGCTGCTCTGTATGCTTGCCGTGCTCATGCTCGCGATGCCGATGTACACGTGTGCGACGGGGTCCATTCCGCTTGCGCTTGCGCTCGTGGCGAAGGGCATTACGCCGGGTGCGGCCCTTGTGCTGCTGATGGCAGGGCCTGCGACGAGTATCGCCTCGATGCTTGTGGTGGGGAAGGCGTTTGGCAAGCGTACCTTGATTGCGTACCTGACCTCCATTGCGCTGGGCGCGCTGTTCTTTGGCTACATTGTGGATACGCTCTTCATGGACACGTTCCTTGCGGCGATGCTCCCGCATGGCTCTGCGGAATGTCACGGGCATGGTGCGCTTGGCGTGTTTGACTATGTATGTGCGGGCTTGCTCGCAGCATTCATGATTTACGCGAAGTTCGGGCACAAGGGCTGCGGCTGTGGGCACGAACATGGTGGACATTGCGGGTGCGGCCATGACCACGAAGGAAACTGCTGCCACGAGCACGAAGAGGAATGCGATGAATGCGTTCACGTGACTTACCGCGTGAACGGCATGAGCTGCAGCCACTGCAAGGCGTGTGTCGAGAAGGCGGTTCGCGTGCTGGACGGCGTGGAATTTGCCGAGGCCGATGTCTCGAAGAAGGAACTTCGCGTGGAATGGCACGACGTACACGATATCGATGAAGGTGCGCTCAGGAAGGCAGTGGAAGAAGCCGGCTTCGAGTTTGGCGGGAAGGTTTGAAGAAAAGATGCCCGGCCAAGCCGGGCATGACGAGAACCTATTTCGCGCGGAGTGACGCTTGTATTATTTCGCGCGGCTGGCGAAAATCTCGAAGTCTTCGGGAGTGGTGAGCTTGTCGTTCGCGGCGTTGCCCTTCACGATATAGACGCTCTCGCCGAAGTATTCGAGGATGCTCGCCTCGTCGGTGGGCGTGAAGTTCAGGGGCTCTGCGGCAATGCGCGCGTAGAGCTTTTTCAGTAGCGCGATGGAGGCGGCCTGCGGGGTCTGTGCCATCCAGACGGTATTGCGGTCGATGGTGGATTCGACGCGCCCGTCCTTCGCAATCTTGATGGTATCGACGGCGGGCTTTGCCACAAGGCAGCTGCCCTTGGTTAGAAGCGTTTCGCACACGTCGCGGATGATTTCCCTGCTCACGAAGGGGCGTGCCACGTCATGGACCAGAACGAATTCCGCATTGCTCGTAAGTGCGTTCACGCCGTTCTCTACGGACTGCCAGCGCTCCGCACCGCCGACGACAATCTTCATTTTGCAGGCAATAAGTTCGCCGAGCTTGCCGGAGTGTTCGCTGTTGAAAATTTCCTTTTCGAAATGATCCTTCCAGTCGGCGGGTACGGCCATCACGACTTCGGCGATTTCTTCCATCTCGAGGAATGTCTCGAGACAGTAGCGGTAGACCGGCTTGCCGCCCAGGAGCATCAGCTGCTTGGGAATGTTGCCGCCCATGCGTTTGCCAAGGCCCCCTGCGGGGAGCACTGCCGCGAATCTGCCTTTCAAGTTCTGCATGGTGGTAAAGATATAAAAAAGAGACCCCCGCCTACGCGGGGGTGACAATGAACGTGTTAATGATGGCGCTGCACTCAGGATGACAGCATCCTACGCTTCGCCGATGCGTAGCATTTTCAGGAGCGGGATTCCGGCTTCGCGGCTGTCGGCGAGGTTTATCTCGAAATCGATGCTCCAGTCGTTGAATTCTTCCTCGTCCTGCAGCATCTGCTGTATGTGCATCACGTCGCCTTCGTAGCTGACGATGGTGTGGGCGAGTGCGCGACCTTCCACATCGAGGCGGAACTTGTGATGCTCTGCCGTGTAGGCGGCCATAATCTCGGTAAGCGTGTTTTCGGTCCACGGCTTGCCTTCGCCGTCCACGAGCATCTGGCCCTCTTCCAGGTCGTCTGCGAGGCTGTCGAGAACTGCGGCAAAGTCCTGCTTCGCGAGGTTGCCCATGATCTGGAAGATGCGCTGGCGCACCATGCCGAGGAATCGTTTCTTGTCGTAGGTGATGTCGGCGGCGGCCTTGTCCGCTCCGAACGCCTTTT
This is a stretch of genomic DNA from Fibrobacter sp. UWR3. It encodes these proteins:
- a CDS encoding SO_0444 family Cu/Zn efflux transporter; its protein translation is MDSFVDIFKVFVHEFITLFSEMAPFLLLGFLLAGILHVWVPNHLYVPKISKSNFKSVLWAALFGVPLPICSCGVIPTSIALRKEGASKGASVSFLISTPATGVDSILATYSLLGLPFAILRPIAAFTTALFGGVLTNFVSRGEEGAVLGEAHPETIDFDDCDTDHHCGCGHCEEDDDHDHHDHCGCGEHGCGCESRDVHRMSFGQKVVETFRYGLVNMVGDVSKWLLIGLLLGALISAFVPNELFLALREYPLLCMLAVLMLAMPMYTCATGSIPLALALVAKGITPGAALVLLMAGPATSIASMLVVGKAFGKRTLIAYLTSIALGALFFGYIVDTLFMDTFLAAMLPHGSAECHGHGALGVFDYVCAGLLAAFMIYAKFGHKGCGCGHEHGGHCGCGHDHEGNCCHEHEEECDECVHVTYRVNGMSCSHCKACVEKAVRVLDGVEFAEADVSKKELRVEWHDVHDIDEGALRKAVEEAGFEFGGKV
- the ispD gene encoding 2-C-methyl-D-erythritol 4-phosphate cytidylyltransferase, with the translated sequence MQNLKGRFAAVLPAGGLGKRMGGNIPKQLMLLGGKPVYRYCLETFLEMEEIAEVVMAVPADWKDHFEKEIFNSEHSGKLGELIACKMKIVVGGAERWQSVENGVNALTSNAEFVLVHDVARPFVSREIIRDVCETLLTKGSCLVAKPAVDTIKIAKDGRVESTIDRNTVWMAQTPQAASIALLKKLYARIAAEPLNFTPTDEASILEYFGESVYIVKGNAANDKLTTPEDFEIFASRAK
- a CDS encoding helix-turn-helix transcriptional regulator — its product is MNTCSYIKNNGRKAQEQDVSLDTLFELSEFFKFFGDTTRIRIIHLMLSGELSVNEIAEKLNLEQSVVSHQLRILRTANLVKPRRDGRKMFYSLDDEHIGLIFNTGLTHILHKKGK